From Phragmites australis chromosome 5, lpPhrAust1.1, whole genome shotgun sequence, a single genomic window includes:
- the LOC133919350 gene encoding transcription factor MYB30-like: MGRAPCCEKMGLKRGPWTPEEDRILVAHIERHGHSNWRALPKQAGILRCGKSCRLRWVNYLRPDIKRGNFTREEEDAIIHLHHMLGNRWSAIAARLPGRTDNEIKNVWHTNLVKRLEPKPSSQANAAPKRKPKKLQPEAVTVDGPITVPVSPEQSLSTSTTMASSLENAGSFTSEEFQIDDSFWSEMRAMTVDSSGSGMETEDGAFGADGPSPQATNDDMDFWLKLFVQASDTQILLQI, from the exons ATGGGGAGGGCTCCGTGCTGCGAGAAGATGGGGCTCAAGAGGGGTCCCTGGACGCCCGAGGAGGACAGGATCCTTGTGGCGCACATCGAGCGCCACGGGCACAGCAACTGGCGCGCGCTGCCGAAGCAGGCGGGCATTCTGCGCTGCGGCAAGAGCTGCCGGCTCCGGTGGGTCAACTACCTGCGCCCGGACATCAAGCGCGGCAACttcaccagggaggaggaggacgccatcatccacctccaccacatGCTCGGGAACAG ATGGTCGGCAATTGCTGCCAGGCTGCCTGGGAGGACGgacaacgagatcaagaacgTCTGGCACACGAACCTCGTGAAGCGGCTCGAGCCAAAGCCATCCAGCCAGGCTAATGCTGCCCCCAAGCGCAAACCCAAGAAGCTGCAGCCTGAGGCTGTGACGGTTGACGGCCCGATCACCGTGCCGGTTTCGCCGGAGCAGTCGCTCTCGACGTCGACCACCATGGCCTCGTCGTTGGAGAACGCGGGCAGTTTCACCTCGGAGGAGTTCCAGATTGACGACAGCTTCTGGTCGGAGATGCGGGCGATGACGGTGGACAGCTCCGGTTCCGGGATGGAGACAGAGGACGGCGCCTTCGGTGCGGACGGTCCGTCGCCGCAAGCGACCAACGACGACATGGACTTCTGGCTCAAATTGTTCGTGCAGGCTAGTGACACGCAGATTTTGCTCCAGATTTAG